The DNA region GACCTTTGTTGTTAGTGGTCGGCTCAAACGTCACCGCCGCATCTTTCTTAATCAGATCAGGATTGGCGACCTTGATCACATGAAAATAGCGGTTGTCGCCGTTTTCATCTTTGATAAAGCCGAATCCTTTATCTTTAAACCAGGTTGTGATTGTTCCGTTCATCGCCATTTTTTGCCTGCTTAATCTACTCAGTTTTTTACAGCGCGCAGTGTAAAGCACAATGCCTGCGCAGACTATATCAGTCTGGATGATAATTTTCGGCGGCGCCAGAGGGCAAGAGGCAGAGAGAAGGGCGGCGGGAAAGCAGGCCGTGCGCCACGCACAAGGCGTGGCTGCCTGACACGGACAGGGGGATGCGCTGACGCAGGTTTCAGGCTGCGTCAGGCCGGAATGGCGTTACTCATTACCCCAGCGGTTCAGGAACTCGGCGATATCATCAATACGCTGCTCATCGATGCCAGCCTCACGCGCCATCTCCTGCTGTGACGCTTCACTAATCTCTTCGTTGTTCATTAAACGGGTGATCAGCAGCTGAAAGTAGTAAGCCAGCGGCGTGCGCTCTGCTTCGCTCACCGGCTTAGCGGACTCCGTCGCATACTCATCTGCAACATCGTAGTATTTGAGAGAAATTTCATTATTCATAAAGGGGTCCGCAGCGTTGAGGTTAGGTTCAGGCCGCGCCAGCATCTGTGGCCCGGCTTACCAGGGGATTATTTCGTGTTTAGGCCGGGGCTGTAAAGGGGAAGCGGCGGCCTTCCTGAATACGTCAGGTAAAACGCGCATGCTGCCCTATTTAT from Pantoea deleyi includes:
- a CDS encoding YmjA family protein, which produces MNNEISLKYYDVADEYATESAKPVSEAERTPLAYYFQLLITRLMNNEEISEASQQEMAREAGIDEQRIDDIAEFLNRWGNE